One Pseudomonadota bacterium genomic window, TTTATGTCATCTCCGTCAGTGGCCCGAAGTCCTATCCCATCAACACACTACATCACAATCTGATGGAGAAAACAGGAAACGGAAGGCAGTTATTCCAAGTGATCAGCGTAAACAGTGCTCGTTTGAAATATGAGTCCTTTGATGCAACGGGAGCGCTTTATGACATGTTTATACTCAATAACAGAAAATGATTTATAAACTATTAATAGCCTAACTTATTGAATATATTAAATAAAAACAATAGTTGTAATTTATAGCTATTTTTGGTAATTTATAGTTTTTATAAGGAGGGTGTCTAATATGAAAGAACTGATATCAACAAAAGAAATAGCCAAATTTCTTGGAATTAATGAAAAGATGGTTTATGCTCTCATTACTGAAAAAGGGCTCCCGGCTACAAAAATAACTGGTAAATGGCTTTTTCCCAAGCATCTTGTAGAGCAGTGGGTAGAAAACAGTACAATTAACTATCCTGAGCCTGCCAATACCCTTCCTCCTTACCATGGACTGCTAATAGTATCAGGGAGTAATGATCTTCTTTTGGATAAATCTTTAGCGCTTTTTAATAAATTTTATCCTGATAATGTGGCCGTTTTTGGAAACCTTGGCAGCATGGGGGGGCTTAGAGCCCTTCGGCAAAATATGTGCCACATTGCTTCCAGTCATCTTCTTGAAGAAAATGAAAATGACTATAATTTTAATTTTGCATCCAAGGAACTTGGAGATATGCCTGCTGTTTGTAATTTTTGCAGGCGTGAGCAGGGGCTTATAATTCAAAAGGGAAATCCTAAAGGAATCTCAAAAATAGCTGATCTTGCAATGCCTAAAGTTTGCATTGTAAACCGGCCTCTTGGAACAGGTACAAGACTGCTTTTTGATCGGGAGTTAAGCAAAGCCGGTATAGATTGTGGGAAAATTAAAGGGTACGATAATGAGGTATCGAGACATATTGATGCGGGCATTGAAGTATTGACGGGGCGGGCTGATGCTGCTGCCTGCATCCGATCTGTGGCTTCTCTTCTGGGACTTGATTTTATTCCACTTCGGTGGGAACGCTATGATCTTCTTATTCGAAAGGAACGATTTTTTGATAAAGGGGTCCAACTGTTTTTAGGGTTATTGCATGAAGATTCATTCCGGGAGGCTGCAAATCAGTTTGAAGGTTACGACACAAGCTTAAGTGGAAAAATGGTATTTCCTATAGAAAGTTAGGCATAGATTTTTAGTTTGAACAATAAAAACACTATTAAGGAGGATTTTGATGAAACGTAATTTTGGAGTTTTTTTGATCGCAACAATTGCTGTTTTTTCTCTTGTATTTTGCAGTCCTGTTATGGGAAAAGATGCCGGGATGCTGCGCTTGGCCACAACCACAAGTACCGATAATACGGGTTTGTTAGACTACCTGAAACCATATTTTGAGAAAGAGACAGGAATTGATATTGAGTGGGTTGCAACCGGGACCGGCAAAGCGCTTAAGCTTGGTGAAAACTGCGATGCGGATGTACTTCTTGTTCATGCGCCTGATGCTGAAAAAAAATATGTTGCCGATGGTTTTGGCATAAATCGCAATGTTGTTATGTATAATGACTTTGTAATAATTGGTCCTGCATCGGATCCGGCAGGCATCACGGGTAAAAGTGTTAAGGAAGCTTTGAATGCGATTTTAGAAAAAACGCAAAAGTTTGTGAGCAGGGGCGATCAATCGGGAACGCATAAGGCCGAAAAAAAATTATGGAAGGAAAGCGAAATTTCGGTTCCTGATAAAGAAAGCTGGTATGTACAGTCGGGCCAGGGGATGCTTTCTACTATAAATATGGCGGCGGAACTAAACGGATATACTCTTACGGATCGTGGAACCTATATAAAATACGAAGACACAATGAAGGGAAATCCTCCGTTAAAAATTCTTGTTGAGGGCGATGAGTTGCTTAAAAATATTTACAGCGTTATCGAGGTGAATCCACAAAGATGCAGTAATGTTAAATCGGATCTGGCCGCAAAATTCTCAAACTGGATGTCAAAGCCGTCTACTCAAAAGCTGATTAATGATTTCAAGCTTTCAGGAAAACAACTTTTTTATGGTTTTTCAAAGTAAGATAGGCTTTTTGTTATTCGTTAATTAAGGTCAAAAATGAATTTTCTTATTGATGCTTTGCTTCAGGCATTTAAATTATTAGTCGGTGGAGACGGAGAAACTTATTCAGCTGTTTTTGCTACACTGAAGGTATCCACATATTCTATGGTGGCCAGTCTGCTGATAGGTATGCCGCTTGGTTTTTTGCTTGGGCATCATGATTTTTTATGGAAAAAGCATGTAAGAACTTTTGTTGATACCCTGATGTCGTTGCCCACTGTGCTGGTCGGGCTTTTGGTTTATGCGCTTTTAACTTATAGAGGACCGCTTGGGCAATATGGACTGCTATTTACTTTAGAAGGTGTAGCCATAGGCCAAACGGTTCTCGCCCTGCCTATTGTGGTTGCGCTCACAGCAGCGGCTGTTGAAAGTATTGATGATAAGTTGCGGGTAACATTTATATCTCTTGGAGCCAACCCCAGGCAAATTCTTTTTTCAACTCTCTGGGAAGCGCGTTACAGTATACTTTCTGCATGTATGAATGCCTATGGCAGAGTGCTTACAGAGGTTGGGATCGCCATGATTGTAGGCGGAAATATAAAATGGCATACGCGAACCATTACCACGGCCATTGCACTTGAAACAAACAAGGGCGAGTTTGTCATGGGTGTAGCGCTGGGACTTGTCCTGATGGCTATAGCAGTTGTTGTTAATTATTCTCTTTCATTTCTAAGAAATCGTTAATAATCATGCAAACACCTGCTTATCAGCTATCGAATATTAAAAAATATTATAACCGGCATCCGGCTGTTGATATCAAAGAATTAACACTTGTTGCCGGTTCTATAACCGGGGTTGTTGGTCCTAACGGGAGCGGTAAGAGCACTCTTTTAAGCATGCTTGCTTTTGTAAACAGCCCGTCAGAAGGCACAATATTATATAAAGGCCAAAAAGCCCATCCCTTTTCCGAAGCAGTCCGTTTTCGTGTAAGTCTGTTGCCTCAGGAACCTTTTTTGCTTAAACGAACGGTTTTTGAAAATATTGTATATGGATTAAAATTAAGAGGTTTTAACAAATCGCAGTATTTGAAAAAGGTGAATGATGCTTTAATGCTGGTAGGGCTTTCTCCAGTGGGTTTTTCCGGCCGCAAATGGTATCAGCTTTCGGGGGGAGAGGCACATAGGGTTGCTCTGGCGGCCAGGCTTGCATTAAAACCGGAAGTTCTTATTTTGGATGAACCTACAGCCGGTGTGGATGCTGCCAGTGCTCAGCAGATCATGGACAGTGCGTTTATGGCTTCTAAGGAATGGGGCACGACTCTTATTATTGCCGGCCATGATTGGAAATGGCTTCATGAAATCTGTGATAATGTCATACAGATGTTTAAAGGAAAGATTGTTGGAAAAGGTCTTGAAAACATAATTTTTGGCCCATGGAATCAGGTTTCAACAGGGTTGTATGAAAAGCTCCTTGATGACGGGCAGCGTATTCTTGTGAAAGGGGACTCTCCTTTACCGACTTGTGCGGCTATTATTCCGCATACTAATATTGCCATAAGCTCAAAACCGCCGGGTCGTAAGCCGGCTGAACATTTACTAAAAGGAGTGCTTTTCCAGCTTTCATTTGAACCGGGAATAAATGCAGTTATGGCTTTTATACGTGCAGGCGGCCAGGCATTTACTCTTCGAATTCCCTTGGATAAAGCCAAAGAAAATAATTATTACCCCGGTCAGAGTATTTATATCACTTATCCCATCTCATCTGTTGTCTGGTATTAAAATACTAATAAAATCACAAAGCACATAAAGCCTAAAAAAACTCTTTACCTTTAGAAGTTTAGATGAAATATTAATATCGTTTTTATATGGAACCAAAACAAATAAATGGAGTATGAAGTGGCGGTATTATATAGCTATATAAGCTTTTTATGGTGCCTGCCCTTTATTGGAATTTTATGAATAAATTTGATGATGTACATGTAGAAAGATTATATCCGTATCTTGCCGTATTCAGAATCCCTTATTTTTCTTCCGGCAATGAAAAGGCTTTTGCCAATGTTTTTCTGATTATTGATGATGAGTTGATGCTAATTGATACTGGTCCTTTTACAGACAGCAAAAGTGAAAAACTTTTATATGCCCTTAATCAGTCAGGTTTTGATATAAAAGATATATCGAAAATTGTATATACACATGCGCATCCCGATCATATGGGCGGAGGAATAGGACTTGGCGAATATACAAAAATCAGACATTGTGCATACCACAAAGCAAAACAATGGGCAGAAAAATATGGTGAATATGTCAGTTTGGTAAAAACAATTGCAAAAAACATTTTTTCAGAGCAATTATTTTTGCATCCTAAAGTAAAAGATATCTATTTTGATGTAATAGATCATTTCTGGAATCCCACATATGGTGAAATAGGAATAGATGAAGAACTGGATGATGGTGATTTAATCAGTACAGGAAAGCTTAAGTTCAGAATAGTTTTCACCCCCGGTCATAGCCCTTGGGATATAAGTTTATGGGAAGAAACAAAATCTTTACTTTTTTCAGGTGATTTTCTTCTTGGTAAAAGCTCTACACTAACAGGAGGTTTGAATAATTTTGGCTCCGATCTGATATCGTATGACTCGTCTTTAAAAAAGATAAATCAATATCTTGATAAGACAAAAGAAGTATTTCCTTCTCACGGGCCTTCAATAAAGTCCTGCTCGGGGCTTACAGATCCTGTGCTTTCTATTGTAAAAAGCAGAGAAGATAAGATATTTAAAGCTATATCTGATAAAGACCACACACTGATGGATTTAATGAAAGTTGTTTATCCCTCGTTAGACAGTGTTATTGTGCTTGCAAGATGTCTTGGAATAGTACTTACACATATTGAAAAACTTGAAAATGAATCAAAAATTTATCGTTATAAGGATAAAGATGAAGTACATTTTGCCCTATAGACTTCCAGATAATATTTTGGGCTGCGTTATCAGTCGCCCCCTTCGACAACGTACAGAATGTACGTTTTACTCAGGGCGGCTCCTTCTGGCCTTGCCGAAAACATTATCTGAAAGTCTATAACCTTGATGGTACAAAGGGGGAATATGGGTGTAACAGCAGAGATTGCCCGCTTTGCAGCGGAAATAAAATACGAAAATTTACCGTCTTTTGTTGTTTCTGAAACCAAAAAACTTCTTCTTGATACTATTGGCTGTGCTATAGGTGGAATAAAAACACAAAAAGGCGATGCTGCAATTCGTCTGGCGCTTATACTGGGAGGGCAAAGAGAGAACAGTCTTTGGGGTACAAGTGAGAAAGTGGGTGCGGCACAGGCTGCATACGCCATAGGAGAGTTGATGAATGCCCTTGATCATGAAGCATTGCTTTCTCCTCCCGCACATGCCACACCCTATATACTTGCCGCTCCTCTTGCAATAGGTGAAATAAAAAAAGTATCCGGAAAGCAATTGATTTTAGCTTCTGCAATTGCTCATGAACTTGCAACCAGAATTGCATCTGCAATGGTTTTTGGGCGAAGGTTTTCTGTAGAGCTTCCCGATAGAAAAATTGCGATGACACTTCCCACACCCGGATATGGTGTGTGTGCTTTTGGCGGAGCTGCTGCCGCAGGCAGGCTTTTGGGGCTTGATGCAGACAAAATAGCCCATGCAATGGGGATAGCCGGTTATAACGCACCGGTTCCTATGGTAGGTAAATTTGTAAGCTCTGCTTGTGTTTCTGATCCTAAGTATATGTCTTCCGGGTTTTTATCTTTGTCACAAGTAATTGCTGTGCTGTCCGCCGAAATGGGATCGACTGGAGATGTTGAAGTATTGGATGGTGATCATGGTTTCTGGAGGGCTTTTGGTTGTGACCAGTGGATGCCCGAATACATAACTCAGGGATTGGGAAATAAATGGGTATTTCCGGAAAGGCTGTTTTATAAAAGATATCCATGCTGCGGTGTGATGCAAAACGCGCTATGCCATTTGGAAGAAATTGTCACGGTAAATAATATATTACCCGAAGATATAATGGAAATTACCGTTAAACTTGGTAGCCTGGCTGATTTTCCTTTATGGAAAACAAGAGATGTTAAAACAAATTCACAAGCGCAGTTTAGCGTACCTTTTGTTTTCGCGGTTGCAGCACACAGGATAGAGACAGGCCCTGCCTGGCAGTTAAATGAAACTCTTGAGGATAGGCGTATTCATGAGTTTATGAAAAAAATAAAATTGATTACCGATCTTGATGATAATGCCGGTTTAAGGCCGGAAATTGAAGTTGTGGTGCATAATGGGTCAGATAAAAAGACTTATGCCAAGTCAGGCATTTCACAGAAATATGAAATGACGGATGATGATATCACGGATAAGTTTAAAAGTAATACATGTTTGCTTTTAGATGAGAAAGAGATTAAAAAAGTTATAGCAGATATTAATAATTTGGAAGAAATCGGTGATATATCGGAGATATTAAAAATTTTCAATAAATCCGATTAAGGAGATAAGCATTGATTCATCCAGATACCAAATTACATTTTATAAATGATGAACTTGGTTACGGAGTAGTAGCCACCGGATTTATTCCTAAAGGTACGGTAACCTGGGTTCTTGATAAACTGGATCGCGTATTTTTGCCTTTGGAAATAGAAGAATTTCCGAAGGAGTTTGTAGATGCTGTGAGCAAATACTGTTTCAGAAATAGTACCGGGAGCTATGTTCTGTGCTGGGACAATACCAAATTCGTAAACCATAGTTTCAATCCTAATTGTATGATTACTGCCTTTGATTTTGAAATATCCATAAGAGATATTAAAGCAGGCGAGCAAATAACAAACGACTATGGGTGTTTTAATATAATCAGATCTTTCAGGCCAAATGATGAAGGTAAACGGAGAAAGATAGTTTATCCTGATGATCTGGCTAAATACTACCAAGCATGGGATAAGAAATTACTTTCCGCTTTAAAAAAAATTAAAAATGTCGATCAGCCATTGTTTGAATTTATAAGTGTAGATTTATGGGATAAATGTTGCAGGATTGCAAACGGAAAAGAAGAAATGGTTTCGATTTTAAACTGCTATTACAAAGATCCTGTTGAATAAAAACAGGCTCAACTAATAATTACCCCAAAAACCAGCTAACCTATGAAACAGTTTGATCTAATTAATGCACAGCTAAACGGAACTAACCTTATAGAGGCAGGGGCAGGAACAGGTAAAACTTATACGATAGAAAGTCTTTTCGTAAGGCTTATTATTGAAAATAAGCTTACAATAGATCAAATTTTAGTTGTAACATTTACGAAAGCAGCTACTGAAAATTTAAAAGAAAGAATCAGAAGCAAACTCACAAAGGCAAAAGAAGCTTTCTCTGCCGACACAAAAGATAAGAAGTCAGATGATGCATTAATTGAAGCTCTTTGTGAAAAATATGAAAATCATGCGCTTGTCTCTGATTTGTTAAGCAACGCACTTATTAATTTCAATGAAGCTGCAATATTTACCATTCATGGCTTTTGCGCAAGAATCCTTTCCGATTATTCTTTTGAAACAGGAAACCTGTTTGATACCGAACTTGTTACCGACCAGACGGATTTGATATTAGAAATTGCAGAAGATTTCTGGAGAATTAATTTCTACAGGGCAGAGCCTGAATTTATAAACTACAGTTTAAAACAGATATCCGGGCCGCATTATTTTTCAAGACTTGCTTCAAAACAGATATTTCATCGGATAAGGATAATACCCGAAGTTAATAAACCTGTATTAGAAAAGCTTTCCGAATATCGAAGTATCATTAAAGAAGTAAAAAGTATATGGATAGCATCTAAAGATGAAATATTGGTTTTGCTTTCCGATCCTGTTTTAAAAGGAAATATATATGGAACTATAGTACCTGTAGAAAAAGGATTGTCTAAAAGAGAGATTAAAATACAATCTATGTTTTCCGGGATGGAAAGATTTTTAGATGACAGGCATGTTAGCTTTCCTCTATATGATAAATTTGAATACTTTTGTTCGGAAAAAATAAAAAAATCAACAAAGGCAAAACAGACAAGCCCTTCCCATAAATTATTTGATCTTTGCGAAATGCTACTAGAAACAAGTAATGAAGTAAAAGCTGAGTTTGACAGATACATCATTTATCTTAAAAAGGCATTTATAACGTTTGCAGATAAAGAGCTTGAAAAACGGAAACAAAGCAAGAACATCCAATATTATGATGATCTTTTAACCAAAGTAAAAGATGCCATTTTAAGTCATGACGGCAATGATCTTGCCGCATCGATTCGTAAAAAATACAAGGCAGCACTAATTGACGAGTTTCAGGATACCGATATTATACAGTATGAAATTTTTTCCAATCTTTTTGATTCTAAAGAAAGTGTTCTTTTTATTATCGGAGATCCTAAACAGTCTATATACAGCTTTCGCGGAGCAGATATATTCTCTTACATCAAAGCAGCTGAAAAATCGGATAAAAAAAATACTCTAATAGAAAACTGGAGATCTTCTCCGGGTTTGATTGAGGCTGTAAATGCGATATTTTCCGGTGTAAAATACCCGTTTGTATTTGAAGGGATTTCCTTTATAAAAGGCATACCAGGACATAAGGAAAAATGCATAAGCGAAAAGGAGATTTGCTTATCCGGTGCGCCTTTAACGCTGTGGCATCTTTTTACAGATGACTATACTCAAAACAACAAGGCTATCACGAAGAATAATGCTGAAAAAATAATTTCGGAATCTGTAGCATCAGAGATTTTACGCCTCCTTAAATCAGGTTATAGCGAAAAAGCGGAAACTGTTAAGCAAAGTGATATTGCCATACTTGTAAGAACAAACACACAGGCTGC contains:
- a CDS encoding helix-turn-helix transcriptional regulator; this translates as MKELISTKEIAKFLGINEKMVYALITEKGLPATKITGKWLFPKHLVEQWVENSTINYPEPANTLPPYHGLLIVSGSNDLLLDKSLALFNKFYPDNVAVFGNLGSMGGLRALRQNMCHIASSHLLEENENDYNFNFASKELGDMPAVCNFCRREQGLIIQKGNPKGISKIADLAMPKVCIVNRPLGTGTRLLFDRELSKAGIDCGKIKGYDNEVSRHIDAGIEVLTGRADAAACIRSVASLLGLDFIPLRWERYDLLIRKERFFDKGVQLFLGLLHEDSFREAANQFEGYDTSLSGKMVFPIES
- a CDS encoding substrate-binding domain-containing protein, with product MKRNFGVFLIATIAVFSLVFCSPVMGKDAGMLRLATTTSTDNTGLLDYLKPYFEKETGIDIEWVATGTGKALKLGENCDADVLLVHAPDAEKKYVADGFGINRNVVMYNDFVIIGPASDPAGITGKSVKEALNAILEKTQKFVSRGDQSGTHKAEKKLWKESEISVPDKESWYVQSGQGMLSTINMAAELNGYTLTDRGTYIKYEDTMKGNPPLKILVEGDELLKNIYSVIEVNPQRCSNVKSDLAAKFSNWMSKPSTQKLINDFKLSGKQLFYGFSK
- a CDS encoding ABC transporter permease is translated as MNFLIDALLQAFKLLVGGDGETYSAVFATLKVSTYSMVASLLIGMPLGFLLGHHDFLWKKHVRTFVDTLMSLPTVLVGLLVYALLTYRGPLGQYGLLFTLEGVAIGQTVLALPIVVALTAAAVESIDDKLRVTFISLGANPRQILFSTLWEARYSILSACMNAYGRVLTEVGIAMIVGGNIKWHTRTITTAIALETNKGEFVMGVALGLVLMAIAVVVNYSLSFLRNR
- a CDS encoding energy-coupling factor ABC transporter ATP-binding protein — translated: MQTPAYQLSNIKKYYNRHPAVDIKELTLVAGSITGVVGPNGSGKSTLLSMLAFVNSPSEGTILYKGQKAHPFSEAVRFRVSLLPQEPFLLKRTVFENIVYGLKLRGFNKSQYLKKVNDALMLVGLSPVGFSGRKWYQLSGGEAHRVALAARLALKPEVLILDEPTAGVDAASAQQIMDSAFMASKEWGTTLIIAGHDWKWLHEICDNVIQMFKGKIVGKGLENIIFGPWNQVSTGLYEKLLDDGQRILVKGDSPLPTCAAIIPHTNIAISSKPPGRKPAEHLLKGVLFQLSFEPGINAVMAFIRAGGQAFTLRIPLDKAKENNYYPGQSIYITYPISSVVWY
- a CDS encoding MBL fold metallo-hydrolase; translation: MNKFDDVHVERLYPYLAVFRIPYFSSGNEKAFANVFLIIDDELMLIDTGPFTDSKSEKLLYALNQSGFDIKDISKIVYTHAHPDHMGGGIGLGEYTKIRHCAYHKAKQWAEKYGEYVSLVKTIAKNIFSEQLFLHPKVKDIYFDVIDHFWNPTYGEIGIDEELDDGDLISTGKLKFRIVFTPGHSPWDISLWEETKSLLFSGDFLLGKSSTLTGGLNNFGSDLISYDSSLKKINQYLDKTKEVFPSHGPSIKSCSGLTDPVLSIVKSREDKIFKAISDKDHTLMDLMKVVYPSLDSVIVLARCLGIVLTHIEKLENESKIYRYKDKDEVHFAL
- a CDS encoding MmgE/PrpD family protein, which codes for MGVTAEIARFAAEIKYENLPSFVVSETKKLLLDTIGCAIGGIKTQKGDAAIRLALILGGQRENSLWGTSEKVGAAQAAYAIGELMNALDHEALLSPPAHATPYILAAPLAIGEIKKVSGKQLILASAIAHELATRIASAMVFGRRFSVELPDRKIAMTLPTPGYGVCAFGGAAAAGRLLGLDADKIAHAMGIAGYNAPVPMVGKFVSSACVSDPKYMSSGFLSLSQVIAVLSAEMGSTGDVEVLDGDHGFWRAFGCDQWMPEYITQGLGNKWVFPERLFYKRYPCCGVMQNALCHLEEIVTVNNILPEDIMEITVKLGSLADFPLWKTRDVKTNSQAQFSVPFVFAVAAHRIETGPAWQLNETLEDRRIHEFMKKIKLITDLDDNAGLRPEIEVVVHNGSDKKTYAKSGISQKYEMTDDDITDKFKSNTCLLLDEKEIKKVIADINNLEEIGDISEILKIFNKSD
- a CDS encoding SET domain-containing protein; amino-acid sequence: MIHPDTKLHFINDELGYGVVATGFIPKGTVTWVLDKLDRVFLPLEIEEFPKEFVDAVSKYCFRNSTGSYVLCWDNTKFVNHSFNPNCMITAFDFEISIRDIKAGEQITNDYGCFNIIRSFRPNDEGKRRKIVYPDDLAKYYQAWDKKLLSALKKIKNVDQPLFEFISVDLWDKCCRIANGKEEMVSILNCYYKDPVE